A genomic region of Irregularibacter muris contains the following coding sequences:
- a CDS encoding acyl-CoA dehydratase activase has protein sequence MRHRNLFMGIDLGSVSTNILLIDENEEVVEKLYLRTQGKPIKILQEGIKEIHKRLSPEDTILGVGTTGSGRNLASMIVGADVVKNEITAHGVAGLKEREDVRTILEIGGQDSKIIILRDGIIHDFAMNTVCAAGTGSFLDRQAARLDIPIEKFGQMALKSTNSVRIAGRCAVFAESDMIHKQQLGHNSEDIINGLCQAMVRNYLSNVGKGKEIKPPILFQGGVAANVGIKKAFEEALKEEVIIPEHYDVMGSLGVAILAKENWEKSNATDFHGFDLVNVKYEVKSFQCEDCPNQCEVVQFLNNGEIRGRWGDRCGKWSELKNTRENLLA, from the coding sequence ATGAGGCATAGAAATCTTTTTATGGGTATTGATTTAGGATCTGTAAGTACAAATATACTTTTAATAGATGAAAATGAAGAGGTAGTAGAGAAATTATATTTAAGAACTCAGGGTAAACCCATAAAAATATTACAAGAGGGCATTAAGGAAATACACAAAAGATTATCCCCAGAGGATACAATTTTAGGTGTGGGCACTACTGGTAGCGGAAGAAACCTTGCGAGCATGATTGTTGGAGCAGATGTGGTGAAAAATGAGATTACTGCCCATGGTGTTGCAGGTTTAAAGGAAAGGGAAGATGTACGAACCATTCTAGAAATAGGAGGGCAAGATTCTAAAATTATCATATTAAGGGATGGGATTATCCATGATTTTGCTATGAATACCGTTTGTGCTGCGGGGACAGGCTCCTTTCTGGATCGTCAAGCCGCAAGATTAGATATTCCCATTGAAAAATTTGGTCAAATGGCATTAAAATCCACCAATTCAGTGAGAATAGCAGGAAGATGTGCAGTTTTTGCAGAATCTGATATGATACATAAACAACAATTGGGACACAATAGTGAAGATATTATCAATGGTCTTTGTCAAGCTATGGTAAGAAACTACTTAAGTAATGTGGGTAAGGGAAAGGAAATAAAACCTCCTATATTGTTTCAAGGGGGCGTAGCCGCTAATGTAGGTATTAAAAAAGCTTTTGAGGAGGCATTAAAGGAAGAGGTGATTATCCCAGAACACTATGATGTTATGGGTTCCTTAGGCGTAGCTATACTGGCAAAGGAAAATTGGGAAAAATCCAATGCCACAGATTTTCATGGTTTTGATCTAGTAAACGTAAAATATGAGGTGAAAAGTTTCCAATGTGAAGATTGCCCTAACCAATGTGAAGTAGTGCAATTTCTTAATAATGGAGAAATACGGGGAAGATGGGGAGATCGCTGCGGAAAATGGAGTGAATTAAAAAATACAAGAGAAAACCTATTGGCATAA
- a CDS encoding ACT domain-containing protein — protein sequence MSSQFLVVDSKVLPDVFIKVIEAKELLKTGEVKNIQQAVKKVDISRSTYYKYKDSIFPFYEASKTKVVTIALMLSHESGVLSKVLDAIAKARGNILTINQNIPTHGIANVTISFESREMSLSGEEIIRDLYAIRGVNKIRIIGRE from the coding sequence ATGAGTTCTCAATTTCTTGTGGTAGACTCTAAAGTATTACCTGATGTTTTTATTAAAGTAATAGAAGCGAAAGAGCTACTTAAAACTGGGGAAGTAAAAAATATTCAACAGGCCGTTAAAAAAGTGGATATCAGTAGAAGTACCTATTATAAGTATAAGGATTCAATTTTCCCCTTTTATGAAGCCAGTAAAACCAAAGTAGTTACTATAGCCCTTATGCTAAGTCATGAATCAGGAGTACTATCTAAGGTACTAGATGCTATTGCAAAGGCTAGGGGCAATATATTAACCATAAATCAAAATATCCCCACCCATGGTATTGCAAATGTGACCATATCCTTTGAGAGCAGAGAGATGTCCCTGAGTGGCGAAGAGATCATAAGGGATTTATATGCCATAAGGGGAGTAAATAAAATCCGAATTATAGGAAGAGAGTAA
- a CDS encoding vWA domain-containing protein — protein sequence MTNNSFEKYHQSQYLYENNVILCNLLDKDFFFEFYRESKILAQMNEKGEKVFPFFHYMIEDMFYTLYKMVITLKEELEISQKVKPHRLLINEVLKTKNVRHLRRRTKGNLINSYHALHFYIEWLLEFIQREEILKLLEERKDIAEEIKTLEEELEKQQQKKETIEEEIEDFNQPCEPDAQQQSEEQKQKTEEKAEKQEKDDLDIPQGNDEKDPQGGQIDEVEDEGQASDDSMLQENMEAEKYQKGDREDTGESVAGQGEPSTDNHLEQNKDNSAAPKELSEEQLQLELQLISKKIEEYEEKLQELQQEDQIILDEYERKLSEENMEEVADKAIFILEDVEDKVQSFGGQTEEMKQLSFDTILKLSQTFRDPKMEQFLKKIGKTRALARKGQQKRKKKFQGIESRRVMSDDLNSITEDEYLNLGIGIEEIEMDFYNRYLNAQLSTWMGAKVEKKKKGPIIVCYDGSASMEGQRIEATKAHLLAFMDVARKQKRKMLTIQFSSAQDDLYIVELEPRRGNLKEVVEIIEGYIGKGTDFKKPLIKSLEYIGDLGYKDADIIFMTDGESVIEEKFKKEFLEHKKKYKFNMYTILINYKRREYKDIQSLSDEVYYVYGGNWNEKISEKIFSI from the coding sequence ATGACTAACAATTCCTTTGAAAAATATCATCAAAGTCAATATTTGTATGAAAATAATGTCATTTTATGCAATCTACTGGACAAGGATTTCTTTTTTGAATTTTACAGAGAGTCCAAAATTCTTGCACAAATGAATGAAAAGGGAGAAAAAGTATTTCCCTTTTTTCATTATATGATAGAAGATATGTTCTATACCCTTTATAAAATGGTAATTACTCTAAAGGAAGAATTAGAAATTTCCCAAAAAGTGAAACCCCACCGTCTTTTAATCAATGAAGTTTTAAAGACAAAAAATGTAAGGCATTTAAGAAGACGTACCAAAGGAAATTTAATTAATAGTTATCATGCTTTACATTTTTATATAGAGTGGCTTTTAGAATTCATACAAAGAGAAGAGATTTTAAAATTATTAGAAGAAAGAAAGGATATAGCTGAGGAAATAAAAACCCTAGAAGAAGAATTAGAAAAACAACAACAAAAGAAGGAGACTATAGAGGAAGAAATAGAAGACTTCAATCAACCCTGTGAGCCTGATGCACAACAACAATCTGAGGAGCAGAAACAGAAGACAGAGGAAAAAGCAGAGAAACAAGAAAAGGATGACTTGGATATCCCCCAGGGGAATGATGAAAAAGATCCTCAAGGAGGACAAATTGATGAAGTAGAAGATGAAGGGCAAGCTTCAGATGATAGCATGCTCCAAGAGAATATGGAGGCAGAAAAATATCAAAAAGGGGATAGGGAAGACACAGGAGAATCCGTAGCTGGCCAGGGAGAACCATCCACAGATAATCATCTAGAACAAAATAAGGACAACTCGGCTGCACCTAAGGAATTAAGCGAAGAGCAACTACAGCTAGAATTACAGCTAATCAGCAAAAAAATAGAAGAATATGAGGAAAAATTACAAGAACTTCAACAAGAGGATCAGATTATTCTAGATGAATATGAAAGAAAACTATCGGAAGAAAATATGGAAGAGGTAGCAGATAAGGCTATTTTCATTCTAGAAGATGTAGAGGACAAAGTTCAGAGTTTTGGAGGACAGACTGAGGAGATGAAACAACTATCCTTTGATACTATTCTAAAGCTTTCACAAACCTTTAGAGATCCCAAAATGGAACAATTCCTAAAAAAAATCGGGAAAACTCGAGCTCTAGCCCGTAAGGGGCAACAAAAAAGAAAAAAGAAGTTTCAGGGTATTGAATCCCGAAGAGTCATGTCTGATGATTTAAATAGCATCACCGAAGATGAATATCTAAACCTTGGAATAGGAATTGAAGAAATTGAAATGGATTTTTATAATCGATATTTAAATGCTCAACTTTCTACATGGATGGGAGCCAAAGTGGAGAAAAAGAAAAAGGGGCCTATCATTGTATGCTATGATGGATCGGCTAGCATGGAGGGGCAAAGAATAGAGGCAACAAAAGCTCACCTATTGGCCTTTATGGATGTGGCCAGAAAACAAAAAAGAAAAATGTTAACTATCCAATTTAGTTCCGCTCAGGATGATTTATATATTGTAGAACTAGAACCTAGAAGGGGAAATCTAAAAGAGGTAGTGGAAATTATAGAAGGCTATATAGGCAAGGGAACAGATTTCAAAAAACCCCTTATAAAATCTCTGGAATATATAGGTGATTTGGGATATAAAGATGCGGATATCATTTTTATGACAGATGGGGAGAGTGTTATTGAAGAGAAATTTAAAAAAGAATTTTTAGAGCATAAGAAAAAATATAAATTCAATATGTATACTATACTTATTAATTATAAAAGAAGAGAATATAAAGACATACAATCCCTTTCTGACGAAGTATATTATGTCTACGGTGGCAATTGGAACGAAAAAATATCAGAAAAAATATTTTCAATATAA
- the glyA gene encoding serine hydroxymethyltransferase, with the protein MNFEKVQKVDPQVAEAMKLELNRQRNNIELIASENFVSPAVMQAMGSPLTNKYAEGYPGKRYYGGCEYVDIVEDLARDRLKELFGAEHANVQPHSGAQANMAVYFAFLKPGDKVLGMNLSHGGHLTHGSPVNISGTYFDFIDYGVDKDRETINYEELEKSALENKPKMIVAGASAYPRIIDFERISKITNKINAYFMVDMAHIAGLVAAGLHPNPVPFADFVTSTTHKTLRGPRGGIILCKEKYAKAIDKAIFPGTQGGPLMHVIAAKAVSFKEALTSEFKKYQQQILNNARALAETLKEKGFKLVSDGTDNHLILMDLRNHNITGKDAEKRLDEVGVTVNKNTIPFDPESPFITSGIRIGTPAVTTRGMKEEDMKEIAEIIHLTLTQWDNSQDKIREMVANLCRRYPLY; encoded by the coding sequence ATGAATTTTGAAAAAGTACAGAAGGTAGATCCTCAAGTAGCAGAAGCCATGAAATTAGAACTAAACCGTCAAAGAAACAATATAGAACTAATCGCCTCAGAAAACTTTGTATCTCCAGCTGTTATGCAGGCCATGGGTAGTCCACTGACCAATAAATATGCAGAAGGATATCCAGGGAAAAGATATTATGGTGGATGTGAATACGTGGATATTGTAGAAGATCTTGCTAGAGATAGACTCAAAGAATTATTTGGAGCAGAACATGCCAATGTCCAACCCCATTCAGGTGCTCAGGCAAATATGGCCGTTTACTTTGCGTTTTTAAAGCCAGGAGATAAGGTCTTAGGAATGAATTTATCCCATGGAGGACACCTTACCCACGGAAGTCCTGTCAATATCTCTGGTACATATTTTGATTTTATTGATTATGGTGTAGATAAAGATAGGGAAACAATAAACTATGAGGAACTAGAAAAGAGTGCACTGGAAAATAAGCCCAAAATGATTGTGGCAGGAGCTAGTGCTTACCCTAGAATCATAGATTTTGAAAGAATCAGTAAAATTACAAATAAAATAAATGCTTATTTTATGGTGGATATGGCTCATATAGCAGGTCTAGTAGCTGCCGGTCTTCATCCTAATCCTGTTCCTTTTGCTGATTTTGTGACATCGACTACCCACAAAACTTTACGAGGGCCTAGAGGAGGCATCATACTCTGCAAAGAAAAATATGCCAAAGCTATTGATAAAGCAATATTCCCTGGTACTCAAGGGGGACCCTTAATGCACGTGATTGCTGCTAAAGCTGTAAGTTTTAAAGAAGCTTTAACTTCAGAGTTTAAAAAATACCAACAACAAATCCTGAATAATGCAAGAGCCTTAGCAGAAACCTTAAAAGAAAAAGGATTTAAGCTAGTATCTGACGGGACAGATAATCACTTAATTCTTATGGATTTAAGAAACCATAATATTACAGGTAAGGACGCAGAAAAGCGATTGGATGAAGTGGGTGTGACAGTCAATAAAAACACTATACCCTTTGATCCAGAAAGCCCCTTTATCACCAGTGGCATTAGAATTGGGACCCCCGCTGTAACCACTAGGGGCATGAAGGAAGAAGATATGAAAGAAATTGCAGAAATCATCCATCTTACCTTAACCCAATGGGATAATAGTCAAGATAAGATAAGGGAAATGGTTGCCAACCTCTGTAGACGTTATCCCCTATATTAA
- a CDS encoding CoA protein activase produces the protein MIVTFPHMGNVYIGGKALMDDLGVDVVVPPLSTDYALEIGTTQSPEFICSPLKINIGNYVQSIQKGADTVLITGSCGPCRFGYYGVMEKEILMDMGYDVDFIIFEAPDGDIGELIRRMQKATNTRNIAKMAKSIWVAQGIIKEADRIERRMLHLEAVEEDKGTIKKIRKQFKNQARLAKGSKGMRELLRDINSKLDKVLIDNEQKPLKIGLIGEIYTLIEPYINLHIEEKLAALGVEVDRSLCVGEWVTEHLVYRPMGLTRDKKIRKAAQPYLDRCIGGHAWETIGYAAHYSQSGYDGIIQLLPFGCMPEIVAESILPTIQKDYKVPIMTLVLDELTGEAGYMTRLEAFVDLIQRKKERRERHEA, from the coding sequence ATGATCGTAACCTTTCCCCACATGGGAAATGTGTATATAGGGGGTAAAGCCCTTATGGATGATTTAGGAGTAGATGTGGTTGTTCCTCCTCTATCTACCGATTATGCTTTAGAAATAGGAACGACCCAATCTCCAGAATTTATTTGTTCTCCACTAAAAATCAATATAGGAAACTATGTACAAAGCATCCAAAAAGGGGCAGATACGGTTTTGATTACAGGAAGCTGTGGTCCTTGTCGTTTTGGATACTATGGAGTTATGGAAAAAGAAATACTGATGGATATGGGCTATGATGTAGATTTTATTATTTTTGAGGCCCCTGATGGAGACATTGGGGAATTAATAAGAAGAATGCAAAAAGCAACCAATACAAGAAACATAGCTAAGATGGCAAAAAGTATATGGGTTGCCCAGGGCATTATTAAAGAAGCCGATAGAATAGAGAGAAGAATGTTACATCTAGAAGCTGTTGAAGAAGATAAAGGAACAATTAAAAAAATAAGAAAACAATTCAAAAATCAAGCTAGACTTGCCAAGGGCAGTAAGGGGATGAGAGAGCTATTAAGGGATATAAACAGTAAACTAGATAAAGTACTTATAGACAATGAACAAAAACCCCTTAAAATTGGATTAATTGGAGAGATATACACATTAATTGAGCCCTACATCAATCTACATATAGAAGAAAAATTAGCAGCTCTAGGAGTAGAAGTAGATCGTTCTCTTTGTGTGGGAGAATGGGTGACGGAACACCTAGTATATAGACCTATGGGTTTAACCCGAGACAAAAAAATTCGCAAAGCAGCCCAACCCTATTTGGATCGTTGTATTGGGGGTCATGCATGGGAGACCATAGGATATGCTGCCCATTATAGCCAAAGCGGTTATGACGGTATTATTCAGCTATTACCCTTTGGATGTATGCCAGAGATTGTAGCAGAAAGTATACTTCCTACCATTCAAAAGGATTATAAGGTCCCCATTATGACTTTGGTATTGGATGAGTTGACAGGGGAGGCTGGATATATGACCAGACTAGAGGCTTTTGTAGACTTAATTCAAAGGAAAAAAGAAAGAAGGGAAAGACATGAGGCATAG
- a CDS encoding AAA family ATPase, whose protein sequence is MEKINMKKENYSIESISQKLLKIQRCINEKYVELEDYVSAILMALVSRSNIIALGPPGTAKSAVIRDLVDLIDFDTKEKTPYFWFQLGEDIHPNNVFGAPDLEYYKKTSITRRNYKGFLPDSLIVYGAEFYRLNEQIANSGLITIMNEGEFKNGTETVKTNIRLFMADTNFFPKSARDLDEDDDFDRKLQAIHDRFLIRVKVEGVQDFDNQVKMLLMKDELNCDVNLNIQEIIYIQEYLDNIELPIFIAEQMVKIASGLRDKHNIFISPRRLKNARNVVKANALLHGRETVELIDLQPLKFVFWENEEDIPYVEDAVDDALHVVEKEAAEYRQVVESILGGLTRNIKGVNSEKTAEAYFEAIKDVDILLERILTQYPDVDKYQEIQEIYEFIKDRKMDLYGKYLEFQA, encoded by the coding sequence ATGGAAAAAATAAATATGAAGAAAGAAAATTACTCTATAGAATCTATTTCACAAAAATTACTAAAGATACAAAGATGCATTAATGAGAAATACGTTGAGCTAGAAGATTATGTTTCGGCTATTCTAATGGCATTGGTTTCTAGATCCAACATTATTGCCCTAGGACCTCCAGGAACAGCAAAGTCGGCGGTCATAAGAGATCTAGTGGATTTAATAGACTTTGATACCAAAGAAAAAACTCCCTACTTTTGGTTTCAATTAGGGGAGGATATTCATCCTAATAATGTATTTGGGGCACCAGATTTAGAATATTACAAAAAGACCAGCATTACCAGAAGAAACTACAAGGGTTTCTTGCCGGACAGTCTTATTGTATACGGAGCAGAATTTTACAGGCTAAATGAACAGATCGCTAACTCAGGTCTCATCACCATCATGAATGAAGGAGAATTTAAAAACGGGACAGAAACAGTAAAAACCAATATAAGGCTTTTCATGGCGGACACCAACTTTTTTCCAAAATCTGCAAGGGACCTTGATGAAGATGATGATTTTGATCGTAAATTACAGGCTATTCATGATCGATTCCTGATTAGGGTTAAGGTAGAGGGAGTACAGGATTTTGACAATCAAGTAAAAATGCTTCTTATGAAAGATGAATTAAATTGTGATGTGAATTTAAATATACAGGAAATAATATATATTCAAGAGTACTTAGACAATATAGAATTGCCTATATTTATTGCAGAACAAATGGTAAAGATAGCCAGTGGGCTGAGGGATAAACACAATATTTTCATATCCCCCCGTAGACTGAAAAATGCAAGAAATGTTGTAAAGGCCAATGCACTTTTACATGGGAGAGAAACTGTTGAATTAATAGACCTACAACCTTTAAAATTTGTATTTTGGGAAAATGAGGAGGACATCCCCTATGTAGAAGATGCAGTGGATGATGCTCTGCATGTAGTGGAAAAAGAGGCGGCGGAGTATAGACAAGTGGTTGAAAGTATATTAGGAGGGTTGACTAGAAATATAAAGGGTGTCAATAGTGAAAAAACTGCAGAGGCATACTTTGAAGCCATAAAGGATGTAGATATCCTATTGGAGAGAATCCTAACCCAATATCCAGATGTAGATAAATATCAAGAGATTCAAGAGATATATGAATTTATTAAGGATAGAAAAATGGATTTGTATGGTAAATATTTAGAATTCCAAGCATAG
- a CDS encoding Eco57I restriction-modification methylase domain-containing protein: MIKRNKPLINFIKNMDQNIYSIQGQQKEYVMIKVALLKWLIDHYYIQWDLIIRESLNRDFTFQNIVYWWGKKKINLIEEKHHPLKPQEWNSLQEILLDVPIFSKESSTILGEVYQYINHLSKRKKEGMFYTPFFVIEFMLKDKMKNWQLEDKIIDPACGCGFFLGVAYDELTNYYMENPRLLGKDKDKIHQHILKHHLYGIEKNPIAVAITKLVLLLKHKNLIPIDMHILCEDSLLGDIESIKDRDFRLVIGNPPYVGHKKFDKQYRELLNEKYGQVFQDKGDLSYCFFQKGIGLLKEGGELCYITSRYFLEALNGGLLREYILNHCKIREIIDFYGQRILKGIQVDPLIITLMPKDIKGPGENIIEIFKMKVAKENLPGATILQDMINNGESRYFNHFKINQRELAKEGWRLLHPRAKSIIAKIEEKSFVKLEDICESKQGIITGRDKAFVSDQRIAKGKSLHRDLLKPWIKGKDITPFHIAKSEKVLLYSNDILDINQWPHENKHLLSHKSYLEKRRECLRGTRKWYELQWGRDKDFFEGEKIIFPYKASSNRFALDSRGYFYSADIYGLRVKKKDVQVISHEVLTLLLNTKVYEFYFKGFAKKLGESLYEYYPNTLMQLSMPQWSDEEHNFLKTNYQLLMKYSKEGNEKKVKNIMNRVDQWLFDYFGFNHEERKHITKLYL; the protein is encoded by the coding sequence ATGATAAAAAGAAATAAGCCACTAATCAACTTTATTAAGAATATGGACCAAAATATTTATTCCATTCAGGGCCAACAAAAAGAATATGTGATGATAAAAGTAGCTTTACTCAAATGGCTAATAGACCATTATTACATTCAATGGGATTTAATAATAAGAGAAAGTTTAAATAGAGATTTTACCTTTCAAAACATTGTATATTGGTGGGGCAAAAAAAAGATAAATCTTATAGAAGAAAAGCATCATCCATTAAAGCCCCAGGAATGGAATTCCTTACAGGAAATATTATTGGATGTACCTATATTTTCAAAAGAAAGCTCTACTATTTTAGGTGAAGTATATCAGTACATCAATCATCTATCCAAAAGAAAAAAGGAAGGAATGTTTTATACTCCTTTTTTTGTTATTGAATTTATGTTAAAAGACAAAATGAAAAATTGGCAACTAGAGGATAAAATCATTGATCCAGCATGTGGATGTGGATTTTTTTTGGGAGTAGCCTATGATGAACTAACAAACTACTATATGGAGAATCCTCGACTTTTGGGAAAGGATAAAGATAAAATTCATCAGCATATCCTAAAACACCATTTATATGGAATAGAAAAAAATCCAATAGCCGTTGCGATTACAAAATTAGTATTGCTGTTAAAACATAAAAATCTTATCCCCATAGATATGCATATCCTTTGTGAAGATTCTCTTTTAGGAGATATAGAGTCAATTAAAGACAGAGATTTTAGGCTTGTCATAGGGAATCCACCCTATGTGGGACATAAAAAGTTTGATAAACAATACAGAGAGTTATTAAATGAAAAGTATGGACAGGTTTTCCAAGATAAGGGGGATCTTTCCTATTGCTTTTTTCAAAAGGGCATAGGCTTATTAAAAGAAGGAGGAGAATTATGCTATATCACCTCTCGATACTTTCTAGAAGCTCTAAATGGAGGTCTTTTGAGAGAATATATCCTTAATCACTGTAAAATAAGAGAAATTATTGATTTTTATGGGCAACGTATTTTAAAGGGAATACAGGTAGACCCTTTGATTATCACTTTAATGCCTAAAGACATCAAAGGGCCAGGAGAAAATATCATTGAAATATTTAAAATGAAAGTTGCCAAAGAGAATCTGCCTGGTGCGACTATCCTACAAGATATGATCAATAATGGAGAAAGTCGCTATTTTAATCATTTTAAAATCAATCAAAGAGAACTAGCAAAGGAAGGTTGGAGACTATTACACCCAAGGGCTAAAAGCATTATTGCTAAGATTGAGGAAAAAAGTTTTGTGAAGCTAGAAGATATTTGCGAAAGTAAACAAGGGATAATAACTGGTAGGGACAAAGCCTTTGTATCAGATCAAAGGATAGCCAAGGGAAAAAGTCTCCATAGAGATTTATTAAAGCCATGGATTAAGGGGAAAGATATTACCCCCTTCCATATAGCAAAAAGTGAAAAAGTACTTCTATATTCGAATGACATATTAGACATAAACCAATGGCCCCATGAGAATAAACATTTATTGTCCCATAAAAGTTACTTGGAAAAAAGGAGAGAATGTTTGAGGGGGACAAGAAAATGGTATGAACTACAGTGGGGAAGAGATAAAGACTTTTTTGAAGGGGAAAAAATAATTTTCCCCTATAAGGCCAGTAGCAACCGATTTGCCTTGGATAGCAGGGGATATTTTTACAGTGCTGATATTTATGGCCTTAGAGTAAAGAAAAAGGATGTCCAAGTCATATCCCACGAGGTCTTGACATTACTATTAAATACCAAAGTATATGAATTTTATTTTAAAGGCTTTGCCAAAAAGCTAGGAGAAAGCTTATATGAGTATTATCCTAATACCCTAATGCAGTTATCTATGCCCCAGTGGAGTGATGAAGAGCACAACTTTCTAAAAACCAATTACCAGTTATTAATGAAATATTCAAAAGAAGGAAATGAGAAAAAGGTAAAGAATATAATGAACAGAGTAGATCAATGGTTATTTGACTATTTTGGGTTTAACCATGAGGAAAGAAAACATATAACTAAACTATACTTATGA
- a CDS encoding acyl-CoA dehydratase activase-related protein, which yields MKIGVPRGLLYYYYFPLWKTFYEELGHEIVLSGETNKNILNMGIKVCVDEACLPVKIFHGHVEDIKEKVDFLFIPRLMSVSYGEFICPKFCGLPEMIIHSIPELPPVLKPDFNFHGKKVNLNKTIEEMIGPLDIEFNAAQKAFHRGMEQIEIYKKNLYNGFLPQEALGFTEEMEPKDPIVKYKGRILVLSHPYHLYDTFTNMNLLKKMETMGYSTMTADTLSSERINYYAATLPKRMFWTFGREIIGAALYTLEEGLPIKGIVYLTSFACGVDSILVDYIERQFKRRSSIPFMQLTIDEHTGEAGIDTRLEAFIEMIERRDFDDRNLSPHGKCVYRG from the coding sequence ATGAAAATAGGAGTGCCAAGAGGCTTATTATATTACTATTATTTTCCCCTATGGAAAACCTTTTACGAGGAATTAGGACATGAAATTGTTCTTTCAGGGGAAACCAATAAAAATATATTAAATATGGGCATAAAAGTATGTGTTGACGAGGCCTGCCTACCGGTAAAAATATTTCATGGTCATGTAGAGGATATAAAAGAAAAGGTAGATTTCCTTTTCATACCTCGGTTGATGAGTGTAAGCTATGGGGAATTTATATGTCCAAAATTTTGTGGACTCCCTGAGATGATTATCCATAGCATACCTGAATTGCCACCAGTATTAAAACCAGATTTTAACTTTCATGGCAAAAAGGTAAATCTTAACAAAACCATAGAGGAAATGATTGGGCCCTTAGATATCGAATTTAATGCAGCTCAAAAAGCTTTTCATAGAGGTATGGAGCAAATAGAGATTTATAAAAAAAATTTATACAATGGTTTTTTGCCCCAAGAGGCATTGGGCTTTACAGAAGAAATGGAGCCTAAAGATCCAATAGTAAAATACAAGGGCAGAATTCTGGTGTTATCCCATCCCTATCACCTATATGATACCTTTACAAATATGAACTTACTAAAAAAGATGGAGACCATGGGCTACTCCACTATGACAGCAGATACCTTAAGCAGCGAAAGAATAAACTACTATGCGGCCACCTTGCCTAAAAGAATGTTTTGGACCTTTGGCAGAGAGATAATAGGAGCCGCCCTTTATACCCTAGAAGAAGGATTGCCTATTAAGGGAATAGTATACCTTACCTCCTTTGCCTGCGGAGTGGATTCTATTCTTGTAGATTATATTGAGAGACAATTTAAAAGGCGCAGCTCCATCCCCTTTATGCAACTCACCATAGATGAACATACTGGTGAGGCAGGCATAGATACCAGATTAGAAGCCTTTATAGAGATGATAGAAAGAAGGGATTTTGATGATCGTAACCTTTCCCCACATGGGAAATGTGTATATAGGGGGTAA